One Brassica napus cultivar Da-Ae chromosome C4, Da-Ae, whole genome shotgun sequence genomic region harbors:
- the LOC106395092 gene encoding agamous-like MADS-box protein AGL5 isoform X2: MEGGASDEVAESSKKIGRGKIEIKRIENTTNRQVTFCKRRNGLLKKAYELSVLCDAEVALVIFSTRGRLYEYANNSVRGTIERYKKACSDAVNPPSVTEANTQYYQQESSKLRRQIRDIQNLNRHILGESLGSLNLKELKNLEGRLEKGIGRVRSKKHEMLVAEIEYMQKREIELQNDNMYLRSKISERAGMQQQEASVIHQQGTVYESSSHQSEQYNRNYIPVNLLEPNQNSSDQNQPPLQLV; encoded by the exons ATGGAGGGTGGTGCGAGTGATGAGGTAGCAGAGAGCAGCAAGAAGATAGGGAGAGGGAAGATAGAGATAAAGAGGATAGAGAACACCACGAATCGCCAAGTCACTTTCTGCAAAAGACGCAATGGTCTGCTTAAGAAAGCTTATGAGCTCTCTGTCTTGTGTGACGCTGAGGTTGCTCTTGTCATCTTCTCCACTCGAGGTCGTCTCTACGAGTACGCCAACAACAG TGTAAGAGGAACGATTGAAAGGTACAAGAAAGCTTGCTCCGACGCTGTTAATCCTCCTTCCGTCACCGAAGCTAATACTCAG TACTATCAGCAAGAATCGTCTAAGCTACGGAGACAGATCCGGGACATTCAGAATCTGAACAGACACATTCTTGGTGAATCTCTtggttccttgaacctcaaGGAGCTCAAGAACCTGGAAGGTAGGCTTGAGAAAGGCATCGGTCGTGTCCGCTCCAAGAAG CATGAGATGCTAGTTGCAGAGATAGAGTACATGCAAAAAAGG GAGATCGAGCTTCAAAACGATAACATGTATCTTCGATCCAAG ATTAGTGAAAGAGCAGGAATGCAGCAGCAGGAAGCGAGTGTGATACATCAACAAGGGACGGTTTACGAGTCGTCTTCTCATCAGTCGGAGCAGTACAACCGGAACTATATTCCGGTTAACCTTCTTGAACCAAATCAGAACTCCTCCGACCAAAACCAACCACCTCTCCAACTTGTTTAA
- the LOC106395092 gene encoding agamous-like MADS-box protein AGL5 isoform X1 → MEGGASDEVAESSKKIGRGKIEIKRIENTTNRQVTFCKRRNGLLKKAYELSVLCDAEVALVIFSTRGRLYEYANNSVRGTIERYKKACSDAVNPPSVTEANTQYYQQESSKLRRQIRDIQNLNRHILGESLGSLNLKELKNLEGRLEKGIGRVRSKKVNNFHFLQSLYMLRLDLILDPYVLFLAQHEMLVAEIEYMQKREIELQNDNMYLRSKISERAGMQQQEASVIHQQGTVYESSSHQSEQYNRNYIPVNLLEPNQNSSDQNQPPLQLV, encoded by the exons ATGGAGGGTGGTGCGAGTGATGAGGTAGCAGAGAGCAGCAAGAAGATAGGGAGAGGGAAGATAGAGATAAAGAGGATAGAGAACACCACGAATCGCCAAGTCACTTTCTGCAAAAGACGCAATGGTCTGCTTAAGAAAGCTTATGAGCTCTCTGTCTTGTGTGACGCTGAGGTTGCTCTTGTCATCTTCTCCACTCGAGGTCGTCTCTACGAGTACGCCAACAACAG TGTAAGAGGAACGATTGAAAGGTACAAGAAAGCTTGCTCCGACGCTGTTAATCCTCCTTCCGTCACCGAAGCTAATACTCAG TACTATCAGCAAGAATCGTCTAAGCTACGGAGACAGATCCGGGACATTCAGAATCTGAACAGACACATTCTTGGTGAATCTCTtggttccttgaacctcaaGGAGCTCAAGAACCTGGAAGGTAGGCTTGAGAAAGGCATCGGTCGTGTCCGCTCCAAGAAGGTTAATAACTTTCACTTCCTTCAATCCCTTTATATGCTTCGACTTGATCTGATTCTTGACCCTTACGTTTTATTCTTGGCCCAGCATGAGATGCTAGTTGCAGAGATAGAGTACATGCAAAAAAGG GAGATCGAGCTTCAAAACGATAACATGTATCTTCGATCCAAG ATTAGTGAAAGAGCAGGAATGCAGCAGCAGGAAGCGAGTGTGATACATCAACAAGGGACGGTTTACGAGTCGTCTTCTCATCAGTCGGAGCAGTACAACCGGAACTATATTCCGGTTAACCTTCTTGAACCAAATCAGAACTCCTCCGACCAAAACCAACCACCTCTCCAACTTGTTTAA
- the LOC106375051 gene encoding taxadiene 5-alpha hydroxylase-like: MALEPNFLLSWIFLCIAATISSTLFFFRKKHHKFTSKKLQQPKKKLPPGEMGLPWIGETMEFYKAQKNNRVFEDFVNPRIIKHGNLFKTKIMGSPTIVVNGAEANRLILSNEFSLVVSSWPSSSVQLMGMNCIMAKQGEKHRVLRGIVANSLSYNGLESLLPNLCDTVRSHLETQWRGKEEISLYRSTKAQTFTVVFECLYGIKVELGMLEIFERVLEGVFALPVEFPCSRFARAKKARLEIETLLVEKVREKRREMEQEEGDERPNTTLFSRLVQGLIKGEITEEEVVDNMVLLVFAAHDTTSYAMAMTFKMLAQHPTCLDTLLKEHVQIKANKGEGEYLTVEDVKKMKYSWQVVRETMRLSPPIFGSFRKAVVDINYGGFTIPKGWKVLWTTYGTHYNPEIFEDPMSFNPSRFDKAVQAYTYLPFGGGPRLCAGHQLAKVSILVFLHFVVTSYDWSLVYPDETISMDPLPFPSLGMPIKISPKVSL, translated from the exons atggcTCTAGAACCAAACTTCCTTCTCTCATGGATCTTCCTATGCATAGCTGCAACAATCTCCAGCACACTTTTCTTCTTCCGCAAGAAACATCACAAGTTCACATCAAAGAAGCTGCAGCAGCCCAAGAAGAAGCTTCCCCCTGGAGAAATGGGGCTTCCATGGATAGGTGAAACAATGGAGTTCTACAAAGCTCAGAAAAACAACAGAGTTTTCGAGGATTTCGTGAATCCAAGAATCATCAAGCATGGCAACCTCTTCAAGACAAAAATCATGGGCTCACCAACAATAGTAGTCAATGGAGCTGAAGCCAACAGGCTAATATTATCTAACGAGTTTAGCTTAGTTGTAAGCTCATGGCCTTCTTCTTCTGTTCAGCTAATGGGCATGAACTGCATCATGGCTAAGCAAGGGGAGAAGCATAGAGTCCTTAGAGGGATTGTAGCTAATAGCCTTAGCTACAATGGGTTAGAGTCCTTATTACCTAACCTATGTGACACCGTCCGGTCTCATCTTGAAACCCAATGGCGAGGCAAGGAAGAGATTAGTCTCTACCGTTCCACAAAGGCTCAAACCTTTACTGTGGTCTTTGAGTGTTTGTATGGGATCAAAGTGGAGCTTGGGATGTTAGAGATCTTTGAGAGGGTTCTAGAAGGAGTTTTCGCTTTGCCTGTTGAGTTTCCTTGTTCTAGGTTTGCTAGAGCGAAGAAAGCTAGGCTAGAGATTGAGACATTGCTAGTTGAGAAGGTTagggagaagagaagagaaatggAACAAGAAGAAGGTGATGAGAGACCAAACACAACACTATTCTCAAGGCTAGTACAAGGGTTGATCAAAGGCGAGATAACTGAAGAAGAGGTTGTAGATAACATGGTTTTGCTAGTGTTTGCAGCTCATGACACAACCTCTTACGCCATGGCTATGACTTTCAAGATGTTGGCTCAGCATCCAACTTGCCTTGACACTCTCCTTAAAG AACATGTTCAAATAAAAGCAAACAAAGGGGAAGGAGAGTACCTCACGGTTGAAgatgtgaagaagatgaagtatagCTGGCAAGTTGTTCGTGAAACAATGCGCTTATCTCCTCCAATCTTTGGTTCTTTCAGAAAAGCAGTTGTTGATATCAACTATGGAGGTTTCACTATCCCAAAAGGCTGGAAG GTACTGTGGACAACATATGGAACTCATTACAATCCTGAGATTTTTGAAGATCCGATGAGTTTTAATCCTTCAAGGTTTGATAAGGCGGTACAAGCATATACATATCTTCCATTTGGAGGAGGACCAAGGCTTTGTGCAGGTCACCAGCTGGCAAAAGTCAGCATCCTCGTTTTCTTGCATTTCGTTGTGACAAGTTATGATTGGTCCTTGGTCTATCCAGATGAGACAATCAGCATGGATCCTCTCCCGTTTCCATCTCTAGGAATGCCTATCAAAATTTCTCCCAAGGTGTCATTATGA
- the LOC106391946 gene encoding uncharacterized protein LOC106391946 — MEKIREDEEKTIGEASNSTEESRGTITERFDPVDYTEDGSKDPSNSQTANSEDHDVSEYEMEDEEVLELFRRSSSLRPKVAKTNNFPYPNKSEEMVLQFSEDTPAETEQTNVEFHSMTDTSAIAGPGAEDLDFSVILEGVRSSSDSKEDSVDSSSDSDLSSYYFDGSLPVSAHVEEPETHQDESHLPKDETQMPLLRLNQPVQQLTSWRNCCGLLELLRADDP, encoded by the exons ATGGAAAAGATACGTGAAGACGAGGAGAAGACCATTGGAGAAGCAAGCAACTCAACTGAGGAATCGAGGGGTACAATCACTGAACGGTTTGATCCAGTGGATTACACAGAAGATGGCTCCAAGGATCCATCTAACTCACAGACGGCCAACTCTGAAGATCATGATGTCAGTGAGTATGAAATGGAAGACGAGGAGGTTCTAGAGCTTTTTAGACGTAGTAGCAGCCTGAGACCAAAGGTAGCCAAGACCAACAACTTTCCATATCCGAACAAATCTGAAGAGATGGTACTACAGTTCTCTGAAGACACTCCTGCTGAAACAGAACAAACAAACGTAGAGTTTCATAGTATGACCGATACCAGCGCGATCGCCGGTCCAGGCGCAGAGGATTTGGATTTTTCTGTAATACTTGAAGGAGTCAGGTCATCATCAGATTCAAAAGAGGATAGTGTTGACTCATCCAGTGACTCTGACCTTTCTAGTTATTACTTTGACGGGTCCTTACCTGTTTCAGCTCATGTGGAAGAACCTGAAACCCATCAAGATGAATCTCATCTACCTAAAGATGAAACCCAG aTGCCTTTACTGCGCCTTAACCAACCAGTGCAGCAACTAACTTCGTGGAGGAACTGCTGCGGACTCCTTGAGCTTCTCCGGGCTGATGATCCATAG
- the LOC106391945 gene encoding peroxisomal and mitochondrial division factor 1-like, with amino-acid sequence MADDRVEKEMVNADQGIDELEKKKNHELKRENLELKEKAERLTGEIEEMRAVEAEMKQSFEEMETEIEQLEEEKKGLESVSARAVELEGEVAKIHEDLVNALRDGDEREVTAAELKKELSEKVESFERFEKEAEGLRKARGEVEKKGRDLERKVGVLEVRLMEERSKKVRAEEEMREKGNQKEVEMEELKRKVSDFEMGLVKGVLEMESCEFEKKRAEEALSELKKREMELELRKEELLKKVEEGEKTLLVLNERIMEEPTTNGVRDIKDSDQECLQLQWPVVAAGSVGALGLVAATVFVVCYSKRT; translated from the coding sequence ATGGCGGACGATCGGGTTGAGAAGGAGATGGTCAACGCTGATCAAGGAATCGATGaactggagaagaagaagaaccacgaATTGAAACGGGAGAATCTGGAATTGAAGGAGAAGGCTGAGAGATTGACAGGAGAAATCGAGGAGATGAGAGCCGTAGAAGCGGAGATGAAGCAGAGCTTCGAAGAGATGGAGACGGAGATCGAGCAGttagaggaagagaagaagggATTGGAATCTGTATCGGCCCGAGCCGTGGAGCTCGAGGGGGAGGTGGCGAAGATCCACGAAGATCTCGTCAACGCTTTGAGAGACGGAGACGAGAGGGAGGTAACGGCGGCGGAGCTGAAGAAGGAGTTGTCGGAGAAAGTTGAGAGCTTTGAGAGGTTTGAGAAGGAAGCGGAGGGTTTGAGGAAAGCGAGAGGCGAGGTCGAGAAGAAAGGTAGGGACTTGGAGAGGAAAGTTGGGGTTTTGGAAGTGAGGCTGATGGAGGAGAGGAGCAAGAAGGTTAGAGCAGAGGAGGAGATGAGGGAGAAGGGTAATCAGAAAGAGGTGGAGAtggaggagttgaagaggaaagtcTCCGACTTTGAAATGGGTTTGGTGAAGGGTGTGCTGGAGATGGAGAGTTGCGAGTTCGAGAAGAAGCGGGCGGAGGAAGCTTTGAGTGAATTAAAgaagagggagatggagttggAGTTGAGGAAGGAGGAGTTGTTGAAGAAGGTTGAAGAAGGTGAGAAGACGCTGCTTGTGTTGAACGAGAGGATCATGGAGGAGCCTACTACTAATGGAGTTAGAGACATAAAGGATAGTGACCAAGAATGTTTACAATTGCAGTGGCCAGTGGTTGCTGCTGGCTCGGTGGGAGCTTTGGGTTTGGTAGCAGCGACAGTGTTTGTTGTATGCTACTCAAAACGGACTTGA
- the LOC106392417 gene encoding protodermal factor 1-like, whose amino-acid sequence MRGMKSLTIWAIFAAVLSQQLFASVASIKFEDEKTYYSPPDPNAGSPPSGTPPSHGGYTPTPPTPSHTPPSNCGSPPYDPTPPSHTPTPSTPSHTPSTPSHTPSHTSPPCHCGTPPSHPSTPSHPSRPSHPSRPSRPSTPSNPPSGGYYSSPPPSTPVVVTPPTPIVDPGTPSTGGTPPSSGGYYSSPPPSTPVVETPPTPIVDPGTPIIGETPPTPSGGYYSSPPPSTPIVVTPPTPIVDPGTPIIGGTPPTPFIDPGTPGTPFLPAPFPPITGTCDYWRNHPTLIWGLLGWWGTVGGAFGAVSIPSSIPGFDPHMNLLQALSNTRTDAIGSLYREGTASWLNSMVNNQFPFTTSQVRDQFLAGLSSTKAATKQAQTFKLANEGRLKPRI is encoded by the exons atgagAGGGATGAAGAGTCTTACCATTTGGGCTATCTTTGCTGCTGTACTCTCCCAGCAGCTCTTTGCCTCTGTTGCTTCCATAAAGTTTGAGGATGAGAAAACATACTACTCTCCTCCAGACCCAAATGCAGGATCTCCTCCCTCtg GAACTCCTCCATCACACGGAGGATACACTCCAACTCCTCCAACTCCATCACATACTCCTCCCTCTAACTGTGGAAGTCCACCTTACGACCCAACTCCTCCTTCTCACACTCCAACTCCTTCCACTCCATCTCACACTCCTTCAACTCCTTCTCATACTCCATCACACACTAGTCCTCCTTGTCACTGTGGAACTCCACCTTCACACCCTTCCACACCTTCACACCCTTCAAGGCCTTCACACCCATCTAGGCCTTCACGCCCTTCCACGCCTTCAAATCCTCCTTCTGGTGGATATTACTCATCTCCTCCACCAAGTACTCCTGTCGTTGTGACTCCACCAACACCCATTGTTGACCCAGGCACACCCAGTACTGGAGGAACCCCTCCTTCTTCTGGTGGATATTACTCATCTCCTCCACCAAGTACTCCAGTCGTTGAGACTCCACCAACACCTATTGTTGACCCAGGCACACCCATCATTGGAGAAACCCCACCAACTCCTTCCGGTGGATATTACTCATCTCCTCCACCAAGTACTCCCATTGTTGTAACTCCACCAACACCCATTGTTGACCCAGGCACACCCATCATTGGAGGAACCCCACCAACTCCTTTTATTGACCCTGGCACTCCTGGAACCCCCTTCCTTCCTGCTCCTTTTCCACCAATCACTGGAACATGCGA TTACTGGAGAAACCACCCTACATTGATATGGGGTCTTCTTGGCTGGTGGGGCACTGTTGGAGGAGCTTTTGGTGCAGTCAGTATTCCCAGTAGCATTCCAGGGTTTGATCCTCACATGAACCTTCTTCAGGCTCTTTCCAACACCCGCACCGATGCCATTGGATCTCTCTACCGTGAAGGCACAGCGTCTTGGTTAAACTCAATGGTCAACAATCAGTTCCCTTTCACAACCTCTCAAGTCAGAGACCAGTTTCTGGCAGGACTTTCCTCAACCAAGGCAGCCACAAAACAGGCCCAGACCTTCAAGCTTGCCAATGAAGGTCGTCTTAAGCCTAGAATCTGA